One Solea senegalensis isolate Sse05_10M linkage group LG3, IFAPA_SoseM_1, whole genome shotgun sequence genomic window carries:
- the mkln1 gene encoding muskelin isoform X2, whose translation MAVVLENGVLTFSVYKWSSYSSTYLPDGLKNDYNKETFTLKHKIDEQMFPCRFVKIVPLMSWGPSFNFSIWYIELHGIEDPDVVQPCLNWYSKYREQEAIRLCLKHFRQHNYTEAFESLQKKTRIALEHPMLTHLHDRLVLQGDFDACEELIDKAVRDGLFNHYISQQEYKPRWSQIIPKCNKGTGIPEINRDDINGDGDDNRPGMRGGHQMVIDVQTETVYLFGGWDGTQDLADFWAYSVQDNQWACISRDTEKEKGPSARSCHKMCIDSHRHQIYTLGRYLDSSVRNSKSLKSDFFCYDIDANTWTLLSEDTSADGGPKLVFDHQMCMDSEKHMIYTFGGRILTCNGSVEDARTSEPQFSGLYAYHCQDRTWSLLREDSCNAGPEDIQSRIGHCMLFHTRNRCLYVFGGQRSKTYLNDFFSYDVDGDHVEIISDGTKKDSGMVPMTGFTQRATIDPELNEIHVLSGLSKDKDKREENVRNSFWIYDIARNNWSCVYKNDQAAKDNPSKALQEEEPCPRFAHQLVYDEMHKVHYLFGGNPGKSCSPKMRLDDFWSLKLCRPSKEYLLRHCRYLIRKYRFEEKAQSEPITALKYLQNDLSLTVDHTDPGETQEFQLLPSALFKSGSDFIPLGFSDVDQTYAQRTQLFDTLVNFFPDSMTPPKGNLVDLITL comes from the exons TGGCCTGAAGAATGACTACAACAAGGAAACATTCACCTTAAAGCACAAGATTGATGAGCAGATGTTTCCCTGCAGATTTGTTAAAATAG TGCCTCTGATGTCCTGGGGTCCTAGTTTTAATTTCAGCATCTGGTATATTGAGCTGCATGGTATTGAAGATCCTGATGTGGTGCAACCTTGCCTTAACTGGTATAGCAAG TACAGAGAGCAGGAAGCCATCCGCCTTTGCCTCAAGCACTTCCGGCAGCATAACTACACAGAGGCCTTTGAGTCGCTGCAGAAAAAGACTCGAATAGCACTAGAGCACCCCATGCTCACCCACCTGCATGATCGACTAGTGCTACAAGGAGACTTTGATGCCTGTGAGGAGCTCATAGACAAAGCTGTGAGAG ATGGTTTGTTTAACCACTATATCAGCCAGCAGGAGTACAAACCCAGATGGAGTCAGATTATCCCAAAATGTAACAAAGGTACAGGCATCCCAGAAATCAACCGAGATGACATAAACG GTGATGGTGATGACAACAGGCCAGGAATGAGGGGGGGCCATCAAATGGTCATTGACGTCCAGACTG AGACTGTCTATCTGTTTGGGGGCTGGGATGGCACTCAAGACCTGGCTGACTTTTGGGCTTACAGTGTTCAGGATAATCAGTGGGCCTGTATctccagagacacagagaaagag AAAGGTCCAAGTGCTCGTTCCTGTCACAAGATGTGCATCGACTCCCATCGGCATCAAATCTACACACTGGGTCGATATCTGGACTCCAGTGTCAGGAACAGCAAGTCTCTGAAGAGTGACTTCTTCTGCTATGACATTGATGCAAACACCTGGACACTACTAAGTGAGGACACATCTGCAGATGGAgggccaaagttggtgttcgaCCATCAG ATGTGCATGGATTCAGAGAAGCACATGATCTACACTTTTGGCGGTCGGATCCTGACATGTAATGGAAGCGTGGAAGATGCTCGGACATCAGAGCCTCAGTTCAGTGGCCTGTACGCCTACCATTGCCAGGATAGAACATGGAGCCTCTTGCGTGAAGACTCATGCAACGCCGGGCCAGAAGACATCCAATCTCGCATTGGACACTGCATGCTCTTCCACACT AGGAATCGCTGTCTTTATGTTTTTGGTGGTCAGAGGTCAAAAACATATCTCAATGATTTCTTCAGCTATGATGTTGATGGAGACCATGTAGAGATCATATCTGATGGGACAAAGAAGGACTCTGGCATGG TGCCGATGACCGGCTTTACCCAGAGAGCCACCATAGACCCCGAGCTCAATGAAATCCATGTGCTGTCAGGCCTCAGCAAAGACAAGGACAAACGTGAGGAGAATGTCCGTAACTCCTTCTGGATCTATGACATTGCCCGCAACAATTG GTCATGTGTGTATAAGAATGATCAGGCTGCGAAAGATAATCCGAGTAAAGCTctccaggaggaggagccatGCCCACGCTTTGCACACCAGCTGGTGTATGATGAAATGCACAAG gTTCATTACCTCTTTGGTGGAAACCCTGGAAAGTCTTGTTCTCCCAAGATGCGTTTGGATGACTTTTGGTCTCTCAAATTGTGCAGGCCTTCTAAGGAGTATCTTCTTCGTCACTGCAGATACCTCATCAGGAAATACAG aTTTGAGGAAAAAGCTCAGTCAGAGCCAATAACTGCACTAAAGTACCTTCAGAATgatctgtctctcactgtggaCCACACAGACCCCGGTGAGACCCAAGAG TTTCAGCTCCTGCCCTCTGCTCTCTTCAAGTCTGGCTCTGATTTCATCCCACTGG GTTTTTCAGATGTGGACCAGACGTATGCTCAGCGGACACAGCTCTTTGACACACTTGTCAACTTCTTCCCAGATAGTATGACTCCGCCCAAGGGCAACCTCGTAGACCTCATCACCCTTTAG
- the mkln1 gene encoding muskelin isoform X3 yields MFPCRFVKIVPLMSWGPSFNFSIWYIELHGIEDPDVVQPCLNWYSKYREQEAIRLCLKHFRQHNYTEAFESLQKKTRIALEHPMLTHLHDRLVLQGDFDACEELIDKAVRDGLFNHYISQQEYKPRWSQIIPKCNKGTGIPEINRDDINGDGDDNRPGMRGGHQMVIDVQTETVYLFGGWDGTQDLADFWAYSVQDNQWACISRDTEKEKGPSARSCHKMCIDSHRHQIYTLGRYLDSSVRNSKSLKSDFFCYDIDANTWTLLSEDTSADGGPKLVFDHQMCMDSEKHMIYTFGGRILTCNGSVEDARTSEPQFSGLYAYHCQDRTWSLLREDSCNAGPEDIQSRIGHCMLFHTRNRCLYVFGGQRSKTYLNDFFSYDVDGDHVEIISDGTKKDSGMVPMTGFTQRATIDPELNEIHVLSGLSKDKDKREENVRNSFWIYDIARNNWSCVYKNDQAAKDNPSKALQEEEPCPRFAHQLVYDEMHKVHYLFGGNPGKSCSPKMRLDDFWSLKLCRPSKEYLLRHCRYLIRKYRFEEKAQSEPITALKYLQNDLSLTVDHTDPGETQEFQLLPSALFKSGSDFIPLGFSDVDQTYAQRTQLFDTLVNFFPDSMTPPKGNLVDLITL; encoded by the exons ATGTTTCCCTGCAGATTTGTTAAAATAG TGCCTCTGATGTCCTGGGGTCCTAGTTTTAATTTCAGCATCTGGTATATTGAGCTGCATGGTATTGAAGATCCTGATGTGGTGCAACCTTGCCTTAACTGGTATAGCAAG TACAGAGAGCAGGAAGCCATCCGCCTTTGCCTCAAGCACTTCCGGCAGCATAACTACACAGAGGCCTTTGAGTCGCTGCAGAAAAAGACTCGAATAGCACTAGAGCACCCCATGCTCACCCACCTGCATGATCGACTAGTGCTACAAGGAGACTTTGATGCCTGTGAGGAGCTCATAGACAAAGCTGTGAGAG ATGGTTTGTTTAACCACTATATCAGCCAGCAGGAGTACAAACCCAGATGGAGTCAGATTATCCCAAAATGTAACAAAGGTACAGGCATCCCAGAAATCAACCGAGATGACATAAACG GTGATGGTGATGACAACAGGCCAGGAATGAGGGGGGGCCATCAAATGGTCATTGACGTCCAGACTG AGACTGTCTATCTGTTTGGGGGCTGGGATGGCACTCAAGACCTGGCTGACTTTTGGGCTTACAGTGTTCAGGATAATCAGTGGGCCTGTATctccagagacacagagaaagag AAAGGTCCAAGTGCTCGTTCCTGTCACAAGATGTGCATCGACTCCCATCGGCATCAAATCTACACACTGGGTCGATATCTGGACTCCAGTGTCAGGAACAGCAAGTCTCTGAAGAGTGACTTCTTCTGCTATGACATTGATGCAAACACCTGGACACTACTAAGTGAGGACACATCTGCAGATGGAgggccaaagttggtgttcgaCCATCAG ATGTGCATGGATTCAGAGAAGCACATGATCTACACTTTTGGCGGTCGGATCCTGACATGTAATGGAAGCGTGGAAGATGCTCGGACATCAGAGCCTCAGTTCAGTGGCCTGTACGCCTACCATTGCCAGGATAGAACATGGAGCCTCTTGCGTGAAGACTCATGCAACGCCGGGCCAGAAGACATCCAATCTCGCATTGGACACTGCATGCTCTTCCACACT AGGAATCGCTGTCTTTATGTTTTTGGTGGTCAGAGGTCAAAAACATATCTCAATGATTTCTTCAGCTATGATGTTGATGGAGACCATGTAGAGATCATATCTGATGGGACAAAGAAGGACTCTGGCATGG TGCCGATGACCGGCTTTACCCAGAGAGCCACCATAGACCCCGAGCTCAATGAAATCCATGTGCTGTCAGGCCTCAGCAAAGACAAGGACAAACGTGAGGAGAATGTCCGTAACTCCTTCTGGATCTATGACATTGCCCGCAACAATTG GTCATGTGTGTATAAGAATGATCAGGCTGCGAAAGATAATCCGAGTAAAGCTctccaggaggaggagccatGCCCACGCTTTGCACACCAGCTGGTGTATGATGAAATGCACAAG gTTCATTACCTCTTTGGTGGAAACCCTGGAAAGTCTTGTTCTCCCAAGATGCGTTTGGATGACTTTTGGTCTCTCAAATTGTGCAGGCCTTCTAAGGAGTATCTTCTTCGTCACTGCAGATACCTCATCAGGAAATACAG aTTTGAGGAAAAAGCTCAGTCAGAGCCAATAACTGCACTAAAGTACCTTCAGAATgatctgtctctcactgtggaCCACACAGACCCCGGTGAGACCCAAGAG TTTCAGCTCCTGCCCTCTGCTCTCTTCAAGTCTGGCTCTGATTTCATCCCACTGG GTTTTTCAGATGTGGACCAGACGTATGCTCAGCGGACACAGCTCTTTGACACACTTGTCAACTTCTTCCCAGATAGTATGACTCCGCCCAAGGGCAACCTCGTAGACCTCATCACCCTTTAG